In Lycium ferocissimum isolate CSIRO_LF1 chromosome 11, AGI_CSIRO_Lferr_CH_V1, whole genome shotgun sequence, a single genomic region encodes these proteins:
- the LOC132036131 gene encoding protein SGT1 homolog — protein MAIEGKIKLLDDEKSNFLVLISCVSSISISGPISGGHKYSQAIALYTQVIKLNSENVVYWANRVFAHIKLKEYCSVIEDGAKAIEIVPIYSKGYYRREAAYLAMGSSKTIQEFSRGWYCFLNILSCISCILLVIIKLFLFFILKLYYRIYLEKNIAYVTSYHI, from the exons ATGGCTATTGAAGGAAAGATAAAACTTTTAG ACGATGAAAAAAGTAACTTTTTGGTTCTCATCTCCTGTGTTTCGTCCATTTCCATCTCTGGACCTATTAGTGGAG GGCATAAGTATTCACAAGCTATTGCTCTGTACACACAAGTGATTAAGTTAAACAGTGAGAATGTGGTGTACTGGGCTAATCGTGTGTTTGCTCACATCAAATTGAAGGAATATTGCAGCGTAATAGAGGACGGAGCTAAAGCTATTGAAATTGTCCCCATATATTCAAAG GGTTATTATAGGCGAGAGGCTGCATATTTGGCAATGGGAAGTTCAAAGACcattcaagaattttcaagaggttggtattgttttttGAACATCTTAAGTTGTATCAGTTGCATATTGCTGGTGATAATCAAattgttcttattttttattttaaagctTTACTACAGAATATATCTTGAGAAGAACATTGCTTATGTAACTAGCTACCACATTTAG